One window of the Cryptomeria japonica chromosome 7, Sugi_1.0, whole genome shotgun sequence genome contains the following:
- the LOC131032137 gene encoding uncharacterized protein LOC131032137, translating into MADQVHQFQKEASEEDLKYALLHGSQGLRQHLVDRGEILVSGHESEEAQQSHSSGSEHEEEVEDHDELFVAHNDSIVIPETRQETIFEFQQARDNNMEEGVQCDELSTPTIRKVPCKKRTQSKRMDRNK; encoded by the exons GTTCACCAATTTCAAAAGGAAGCTTCAGAGGAGGACCTAAAATATGCTTTATTACATGGTTCCCAAGGCCTACGACAACATTTGGTAGATCGAGGGGAGATTTTAGTGAGTGGTCATGAATCTGAG GAAGCCCAACAATCACACTCATCAGGTAGTGAGCATGAAGAGGAGGTAGAGGATCATGATGAATTGTTTGTTGCACACAATGATTCGATTGTCATTCCTGAAACTCGGCAGGAAACCATCTTTGAATTTCAACAAGCGAGAGACAACAATATGGAGGAGGGTGTTCAATGTGATGAACTATCCACACCCACAATCAGAAAGGTGCCTTGTAAAAAGAGGACACAAAGCAAGAGGATGGATAGAAACAAGTGA